In a single window of the Leptospira harrisiae genome:
- a CDS encoding ATP-binding protein codes for MDTEGLKSENHSKSRNKIEIDFQCIFQSLPELYMLLDLDFNIIDISDAYAKATLIKRENVIGHNIFEIFPDNPNDEFADGVKQLKFSLMQVLNYKVASTMTLQKYDIRKPDDSGFEVRYWSPRNVPVLDKNGNLVCIVHRAEDVTEFVSLKRQKLEQSEITEDMQDQIVKMESEVFTRAKEVIEKNEALLNSEQNLSITLSSIGDAVITTDEHGIVNRLNPVAEDLTGWKEKEAMGHPVSKILKMIHAQSNFEKEIPILEVLATGKLRGDHKDSILIHRDGRKINISNNCAPIRNRSGKIIGSILVFRDITDEVAAKIFLEKAKENAELANKAKDSFLATMSHEIRTPLSGLIGMLELLSQTTLTMDQKRMVQNALESGTSLLRILSDILDWSKIENGKLELSLQPTSIRRLLSEVVRTYSHIASNKGLKLSYTIDENISGAHLMDPLRISQILNNFVSNGIKFTSKGNIQVSAILLKKLSHAQQIQFSVTDTGIGLSKKDQSRLFQTYTQATADTARLYGGTGLGLAICRRLADLLDGEITIESTPNVGSTFSFILSLPTLKIDLDELESIHMDDNILVPIVQDKAYIPKILAVDDHSVNLELLIRQLESFGLQADGAEDGDKALKLWLENKYDLIITDCHMPIKDGYTLTKEIRNLENYSGQKKIPIIAYTANVLSEENEHCLSVGMDEVLIKPARLNNLKQALLKWIPTLTSPLQKNSTNTLSAEAPIDLFELSNIVADKNEQISILKKFKTHHRDDLTKLIDQLGNSNFTEAAHLAHRLKGSSQVAGARDLVNGYTKIENLIKENEIDKALKEIEIMKEDVINIERFIDFL; via the coding sequence ATGGATACAGAAGGGCTAAAATCTGAGAATCATTCTAAAAGTCGAAACAAAATAGAAATTGACTTTCAATGTATTTTTCAGTCACTTCCCGAGTTGTATATGCTTTTAGATCTGGATTTCAATATCATCGATATCAGTGATGCATATGCAAAAGCAACTCTTATCAAAAGAGAAAATGTTATCGGACATAATATTTTTGAAATCTTCCCAGACAATCCGAATGATGAATTTGCCGACGGAGTCAAACAACTTAAATTTTCGTTAATGCAAGTGCTGAACTATAAAGTAGCAAGTACTATGACATTACAAAAGTATGATATTCGAAAACCAGATGACAGTGGATTTGAAGTTAGGTATTGGAGTCCGAGAAATGTCCCTGTTTTAGATAAAAATGGCAACTTAGTTTGTATTGTTCATAGAGCAGAGGATGTAACAGAATTTGTTAGTTTAAAACGACAAAAATTAGAACAATCAGAAATTACCGAAGATATGCAAGATCAGATTGTCAAAATGGAATCTGAAGTGTTCACTCGGGCCAAAGAAGTCATTGAAAAAAACGAAGCATTATTAAATAGCGAACAAAATTTATCGATCACTTTAAGTTCGATAGGGGACGCAGTAATTACAACAGATGAACATGGAATTGTGAATCGACTGAATCCAGTGGCCGAAGATCTAACAGGCTGGAAAGAAAAAGAAGCGATGGGTCACCCGGTAAGTAAAATTTTAAAGATGATTCATGCACAATCTAATTTTGAAAAAGAAATTCCAATCCTCGAAGTTTTAGCAACAGGAAAATTAAGAGGTGACCACAAAGATTCAATTTTAATCCATCGAGATGGAAGAAAAATTAATATTTCTAATAATTGTGCACCGATTCGAAACAGATCAGGCAAAATTATTGGATCCATCTTGGTTTTTCGTGATATTACAGATGAAGTTGCTGCAAAAATTTTTCTAGAAAAAGCAAAAGAAAATGCTGAATTGGCAAACAAAGCAAAAGACTCTTTCCTTGCTACAATGAGCCACGAAATTAGAACTCCATTGAGTGGTCTCATAGGAATGTTAGAACTTCTCTCACAAACCACTTTAACTATGGATCAGAAACGGATGGTTCAAAATGCTCTTGAATCTGGGACTAGTTTGCTTCGAATTTTGAGTGATATCCTGGATTGGTCAAAAATCGAAAATGGAAAATTAGAATTATCTCTCCAACCAACATCGATTCGGCGATTACTTTCTGAAGTAGTTAGAACTTATTCACATATTGCGAGTAACAAAGGATTAAAATTATCTTATACCATTGATGAGAATATTTCTGGTGCTCATTTGATGGATCCGCTAAGAATATCGCAAATTTTAAATAATTTTGTAAGTAATGGAATTAAATTTACATCCAAAGGAAATATTCAAGTTTCTGCTATATTGTTAAAGAAACTTTCTCATGCACAACAAATTCAATTTTCTGTAACAGATACTGGTATAGGCCTTAGTAAAAAAGACCAATCAAGACTATTCCAAACTTATACACAAGCAACTGCTGATACAGCTAGATTGTATGGAGGAACAGGACTTGGTCTTGCGATATGTAGGCGGTTGGCCGATTTGTTAGACGGTGAAATCACAATCGAAAGTACACCAAATGTGGGGTCTACATTTAGCTTCATTTTGTCTCTTCCCACTCTCAAAATAGATTTGGATGAACTTGAATCAATTCACATGGACGATAACATTTTAGTGCCAATTGTACAAGACAAGGCCTACATTCCAAAAATTCTTGCCGTTGATGATCATTCAGTAAATTTAGAGCTTCTAATTCGACAACTAGAATCTTTTGGTCTCCAAGCCGATGGCGCAGAAGATGGAGACAAGGCATTGAAACTTTGGCTCGAAAACAAATATGATCTGATCATCACCGATTGCCATATGCCGATAAAAGACGGGTATACTTTGACAAAAGAAATCAGAAATCTTGAAAATTATAGTGGTCAAAAGAAAATTCCAATCATTGCATATACTGCCAATGTTTTAAGCGAAGAAAATGAACATTGTCTATCCGTGGGTATGGACGAAGTTTTGATCAAACCGGCACGTTTGAACAATTTAAAACAAGCTCTCCTGAAATGGATACCTACCTTAACAAGTCCTCTACAAAAAAATTCTACCAACACACTCAGCGCAGAAGCACCGATTGATCTTTTTGAACTTTCAAACATAGTTGCCGACAAAAATGAGCAAATCTCCATTCTAAAAAAATTTAAAACACATCACCGCGACGATTTAACAAAACTCATTGATCAATTAGGAAATTCAAATTTTACAGAAGCAGCCCATCTTGCACATCGCCTAAAAGGTTCAAGCCAAGTAGCTGGTGCTAGAGATTTAGTCAATGGTTATACTAAAATTGAAAATCTTATTAAAGAGAACGAAATAGATAAAGCTCTGAAAGAAATTGAAATAATGAAAGAAGACGTAATCAACATAGAAAGATTTATTGATTTTTTATGA